A part of Streptomyces sp. NBC_01451 genomic DNA contains:
- the rplK gene encoding 50S ribosomal protein L11 codes for MPPKKKKVTGLIKLQINAGAANPAPPVGPALGQHGVNIMEFCKAYNAATESQRGWVIPVEITVYEDRSFTFITKTPPAAKMILKAAGVEKGSGEPHKTKVAKITQAQVREIATTKLPDLNANDLDAASKIIAGTARSMGITVEG; via the coding sequence ATGCCTCCCAAGAAGAAGAAGGTCACGGGGCTCATCAAGCTCCAGATCAACGCCGGTGCGGCGAACCCCGCCCCGCCGGTCGGCCCCGCGCTCGGTCAGCACGGCGTCAACATCATGGAGTTCTGCAAGGCCTACAACGCCGCGACCGAGTCGCAGCGTGGCTGGGTGATCCCGGTGGAGATCACGGTCTACGAAGACCGCTCCTTCACCTTCATCACCAAGACGCCGCCGGCCGCGAAGATGATCCTCAAGGCCGCGGGTGTCGAGAAGGGCTCCGGCGAGCCGCACAAGACCAAGGTCGCCAAGATCACCCAGGCGCAGGTCCGTGAGATCGCCACGACCAAGCTTCCCGACCTGAACGCCAACGACCTGGACGCCGCGTCGAAGATCATCGCCGGCACCGCCCGTTCGATGGGCATCACGGTCGAGGGCTGA
- the rplA gene encoding 50S ribosomal protein L1: protein MSKRSKSLRAADAKIDRDKLYAPLEAVRLAKETSTSKFDGTVEVAFRLGVDPRKADQMVRGTVNLPHGTGKTARVLVFATGDRAEAATAAGADIVGSDELIDEVAKGRLDFDAVVATPDLMGKVGRLGRVLGPRGLMPNPKTGTVTPDVVKAVTEIKGGKIEFRVDKHSNLHFIIGKTSFDDTKLVENYGAALEEILRLKPSAAKGRYIKKAALSTTIGPGVPVDPNRTRNLLVEEDPAAV from the coding sequence GTGAGCAAGCGCAGCAAGTCTCTCCGCGCTGCGGACGCCAAGATCGACCGGGACAAGCTCTACGCCCCGCTCGAAGCCGTCCGTCTCGCCAAGGAGACCTCCACGAGCAAGTTCGACGGCACCGTCGAGGTCGCCTTCCGCCTGGGTGTCGACCCGCGCAAGGCCGACCAGATGGTCCGTGGCACCGTGAACCTCCCGCACGGCACCGGTAAGACCGCCCGGGTCCTGGTCTTCGCGACCGGTGACCGTGCCGAGGCCGCGACCGCCGCGGGCGCCGACATCGTCGGCTCCGACGAACTGATCGACGAGGTGGCGAAGGGCCGTCTGGACTTCGACGCCGTCGTCGCCACCCCGGACCTCATGGGCAAGGTCGGCCGCCTCGGCCGCGTCCTCGGCCCGCGTGGTCTGATGCCGAACCCGAAGACGGGCACGGTGACCCCGGACGTGGTCAAGGCCGTGACCGAGATCAAGGGCGGCAAGATCGAGTTCCGCGTCGACAAGCACTCGAACCTGCACTTCATCATCGGCAAGACGTCGTTCGACGACACCAAGCTGGTCGAGAACTACGGCGCCGCGCTGGAGGAGATCCTCCGTCTGAAGCCGTCCGCCGCGAAGGGCCGCTACATCAAGAAGGCCGCCCTCAGCACCACGATCGGCCCCGGCGTTCCGGTCGACCCCAACCGCACCCGCAACCTCCTCGTCGAGGAGGACCCGGCCGCCGTCTGA
- a CDS encoding DUF1396 domain-containing protein, translated as MGTSSVRAGRVGLAVLLLGTGAVACSKGASEESPKMTPAAAVAKAAKNVEDITSLSYRMTGRTPEEGRVKAEAKMRLKPDLAMSMKITALDQGADGTAEIRLVDKAMFIGGGAAAAKEMDGKSWIKFDMSALGAAGESLGAAGQADKNPAQESTFLTGSKDVKEVGTETVDGVKTTHYKGTVTLDQFRDSLKSQSKLTREQREKSLEQYEKLGIDRFTMDMWIGENQFTKQFRMRGAADKGPLDMTITFDDFNKPVNIAAPAAKDVADLAGMMKGAQAG; from the coding sequence ATGGGTACTTCTTCTGTTCGTGCAGGACGTGTAGGCCTCGCTGTGCTGCTTCTCGGCACCGGCGCCGTCGCCTGTTCCAAGGGGGCTTCGGAGGAGTCTCCGAAGATGACGCCGGCGGCGGCCGTCGCCAAGGCGGCGAAGAACGTGGAGGACATCACCTCCCTCAGCTACCGGATGACCGGCAGGACGCCCGAGGAGGGCCGCGTCAAGGCCGAGGCCAAGATGCGCCTCAAGCCCGACCTGGCGATGAGCATGAAGATCACCGCCCTCGACCAGGGCGCGGACGGCACCGCCGAGATCCGCCTCGTCGACAAGGCGATGTTCATAGGCGGGGGCGCGGCAGCCGCCAAGGAGATGGACGGCAAGAGCTGGATCAAGTTCGACATGTCCGCGCTGGGCGCCGCCGGTGAGTCCCTCGGCGCCGCCGGGCAGGCCGACAAGAACCCCGCCCAGGAGTCCACCTTCCTCACCGGCTCCAAGGACGTGAAGGAGGTCGGCACGGAGACCGTGGACGGGGTGAAGACCACCCACTACAAGGGCACGGTCACGCTCGACCAGTTCCGCGACTCCCTCAAGTCCCAGAGCAAGCTGACCCGCGAACAGCGCGAGAAGAGCCTTGAGCAGTACGAGAAGCTGGGCATCGACAGGTTCACCATGGACATGTGGATCGGTGAGAACCAGTTCACCAAGCAGTTCCGGATGCGCGGCGCGGCGGACAAGGGTCCGCTCGACATGACGATCACCTTCGACGACTTCAACAAGCCGGTGAACATCGCCGCGCCGGCTGCGAAGGACGTCGCGGACCTGGCGGGGATGATGAAGGGCGCGCAGGCCGGCTAG
- the rplJ gene encoding 50S ribosomal protein L10 has translation MARPDKAAAVAELADQFRSSNAAVLTEYRGLTVAQLKTLRRSLGEDAQYAVVKNTLTKIAANEAGISTLDDLFNGPTAVAFITGDPVTSAKGLRDFAKDNPNLVIKGGVLDGKALSADEIKKLADLESREVLLSKLAGAFKGKQSQAASLFQALPSKFVRTAEALRVKLAEQGGAE, from the coding sequence ATGGCAAGGCCCGACAAGGCTGCCGCGGTAGCCGAGCTCGCGGACCAGTTCCGTAGCTCGAACGCCGCTGTGCTGACCGAGTACCGGGGTCTCACCGTGGCGCAGCTCAAGACGCTGCGTCGTTCGCTCGGTGAAGACGCCCAGTACGCCGTGGTGAAGAACACGCTGACCAAGATCGCGGCCAACGAGGCCGGGATCTCGACGCTCGACGACCTGTTCAACGGTCCGACGGCGGTTGCCTTCATCACCGGTGACCCGGTGACGTCGGCGAAGGGTCTTCGTGACTTCGCCAAGGACAACCCGAACCTCGTCATCAAGGGCGGTGTCCTTGACGGTAAGGCGCTGTCCGCCGACGAGATCAAGAAGCTTGCGGACCTCGAGTCCCGCGAGGTTCTGCTCAGCAAGCTGGCCGGTGCTTTCAAGGGCAAGCAGTCTCAGGCTGCCTCGCTCTTCCAGGCGCTGCCGTCGAAGTTCGTCCGCACCGCGGAAGCGCTTCGCGTCAAGCTCGCCGAGCAGGGCGGTGCCGAGTAA
- the rplL gene encoding 50S ribosomal protein L7/L12, with protein sequence MATKLSQEELLEQFESLTLIELSEFVKAFEEKFDVTAAAAVAVAGPAGPAAVADAVEEQDEFDVVLTGAGEKKIQVIKVVRELTSLGLKEAKDLVDGAPKPVLEKVAKEAAEKAAESLKAAGASVEVK encoded by the coding sequence ATGGCGACGAAGCTGTCCCAGGAAGAGCTGCTCGAGCAGTTCGAGTCCCTCACCCTCATCGAGCTCTCCGAGTTCGTGAAGGCGTTCGAGGAGAAGTTCGACGTCACCGCCGCCGCGGCCGTCGCCGTTGCCGGTCCGGCCGGCCCGGCCGCCGTTGCCGACGCCGTCGAGGAGCAGGACGAGTTCGACGTCGTCCTCACCGGCGCCGGCGAGAAGAAGATCCAGGTCATCAAGGTCGTGCGTGAGCTGACCTCCCTGGGCCTCAAGGAGGCCAAGGACCTCGTGGACGGCGCCCCGAAGCCCGTTCTCGAGAAGGTCGCCAAGGAGGCCGCCGAGAAGGCTGCCGAGTCCCTCAAGGCCGCCGGCGCCTCCGTCGAGGTCAAGTGA
- the rpoB gene encoding DNA-directed RNA polymerase subunit beta translates to MAASRTASANTNHGASTAPLRISFAKIKEPLEVPNLLALQTESFDWLLGNAAWKARVEAALDSGQDVPTKSGLEEIFEEISPIEDFSGSMSLTFRDHRFEPPKNSIDECKDRDFTYSAPLFVTAEFTNNETGEIKSQTVFMGDFPLMTNKGTFVINGTERVVVSQLVRSPGVYFDSSIDKTSDKDIFASKVIPSRGAWLEMEIDKRDMVGVRIDRKRKQSVTVLLKALGWTTEQILEEFGEYESMRATLEKDHTQGQDDALLDIYRKLRPGEPPTREAAQTLLENLYFNPKRYDLAKVGRYKVNKKLGGEAPLDAGVLTVEDIISTIKYLVKLHAGETETVGNNGVSMVVETDDIDHFGNRRLRNVGELIQNQVRTGLARMERVVRERMTTQDVEAITPQTLINIRPVVASIKEFFGTSQLSQFMDQNNPLSGLTHKRRLSALGPGGLSRERAGFEVRDVHPSHYGRMCPIETPEGPNIGLIGSLASYGRVNAFGFVETPYRKVVEGVVTDDVDYLTADEEDRFVIAQANAILSDDMRFEESRVLVRRRGGEIDYIPGDDVDYMDVSPRQMVSVATAMIPFLEHDDANRALMGANMMRQAVPLITAEAPLVGTGMEYRCAVDAGDVIKAEKAGVVQEVSADYVTVANDDGTYTTYRVAKFSRSNQGTSVNQKVVVDEGDRVVEHQVLADGPATQEGEMALGKNLLVAFMPWEGHNYEDAIILSQRLVQDDVLSSIHIEEHEVDARDTKLGPEEITRDIPNVSEEVLADLDERGIIRIGAEVVAGDILVGKVTPKGETELTPEERLLRAIFGEKAREVRDTSLKVPHGEIGKVIGVRVFDREEGDELPPGVNQLVRVYVAQKRKITDGDKLAGRHGNKGVISKILPIEDMPFLEDGTPVDIILNPLGVPSRMNPGQVLEIHLGWLASRGWDVSGLADDWAQRLQAIDADVVAPGTNVATPVFDGAREDELAGLLNHTFPNRDGSRMVLPTGKAPLFDGRSGEPFPEPVSVGYMYILKLHHLVDDKLHARSTGPYSMITQQPLGGKAQFGGQRFGEMEVWALEAYGAAYALQELLTIKSDDVTGRVKVYEAIVKGENIPEPGIPESFKVLIKEMQSLCLNVEVLSSDGMSIEMRDTDEDVFRAAEELGIDLSRREPSSVEEV, encoded by the coding sequence TTGGCCGCCTCGCGCACTGCCTCCGCGAATACGAACCACGGCGCCAGCACTGCCCCGCTGCGCATCTCTTTTGCAAAGATCAAGGAGCCCCTCGAGGTTCCGAACCTCCTTGCGCTGCAAACCGAGAGCTTCGACTGGCTGCTCGGTAACGCCGCGTGGAAGGCTCGTGTCGAGGCTGCTCTGGACAGCGGACAGGACGTCCCCACCAAGTCCGGTCTGGAGGAGATCTTCGAGGAGATCTCCCCGATCGAGGACTTCTCCGGGTCGATGTCCCTGACGTTCCGCGACCACCGCTTCGAGCCTCCGAAGAACTCGATCGACGAGTGCAAGGACCGTGACTTCACGTACTCCGCGCCCCTCTTCGTCACGGCCGAGTTCACCAACAACGAGACCGGCGAGATCAAGTCCCAGACGGTCTTCATGGGCGACTTCCCGCTCATGACCAACAAGGGCACCTTCGTCATCAACGGCACCGAGCGTGTCGTCGTGTCGCAGCTGGTCCGTTCGCCGGGTGTCTACTTCGACTCCTCCATCGACAAGACGTCCGACAAGGACATCTTCGCGTCCAAGGTGATCCCCTCCCGGGGTGCCTGGCTGGAGATGGAGATCGACAAGCGCGACATGGTCGGTGTCCGCATCGACCGCAAGCGCAAGCAGTCCGTCACCGTCCTCCTCAAGGCTCTCGGCTGGACGACCGAGCAGATCCTCGAGGAGTTCGGCGAGTACGAGTCGATGCGCGCCACCCTGGAGAAGGACCACACCCAGGGCCAGGACGACGCGCTGCTCGACATCTACCGCAAGCTCCGTCCGGGCGAGCCGCCGACCCGTGAGGCCGCGCAGACGCTTCTGGAGAACCTCTACTTCAACCCGAAGCGTTACGACCTCGCCAAGGTCGGCCGTTACAAGGTCAACAAGAAGCTGGGCGGCGAGGCCCCGCTGGACGCCGGTGTGCTGACCGTCGAGGACATCATCTCGACGATCAAGTACCTGGTGAAGCTGCACGCCGGTGAGACCGAGACCGTCGGCAACAACGGCGTGTCGATGGTCGTCGAGACCGACGACATCGACCACTTCGGCAACCGTCGTCTGCGCAACGTCGGCGAGCTCATCCAGAACCAGGTCCGTACGGGTCTGGCGCGTATGGAGCGTGTCGTCCGCGAGCGCATGACGACCCAGGACGTCGAGGCGATCACGCCGCAGACCCTGATCAACATCCGGCCCGTCGTCGCCTCCATCAAGGAGTTCTTCGGCACCAGCCAGCTGTCGCAGTTCATGGACCAGAACAACCCGCTGTCGGGTCTCACCCACAAGCGCCGCCTGTCGGCTCTTGGCCCGGGTGGTCTCTCCCGTGAGCGGGCCGGCTTCGAGGTCCGTGACGTGCACCCCTCGCACTACGGCCGCATGTGTCCGATCGAGACCCCCGAAGGCCCGAACATCGGCCTGATCGGCTCGCTCGCCTCCTACGGCCGGGTCAACGCGTTCGGGTTCGTCGAGACCCCGTACCGCAAGGTCGTCGAGGGTGTCGTCACCGACGACGTCGACTACCTGACCGCCGACGAGGAGGACCGCTTCGTCATCGCCCAGGCGAACGCGATCCTCTCCGACGACATGCGCTTCGAGGAGTCCCGCGTTCTCGTCCGCCGCCGTGGCGGCGAGATCGACTACATCCCCGGCGACGACGTCGACTACATGGACGTCTCCCCGCGCCAGATGGTGTCCGTCGCGACCGCGATGATCCCCTTCCTGGAGCACGACGACGCCAACCGTGCCCTCATGGGCGCGAACATGATGCGCCAGGCCGTGCCGCTGATCACCGCCGAGGCTCCCCTCGTCGGTACGGGCATGGAGTACCGCTGCGCCGTCGACGCCGGCGACGTCATCAAGGCCGAGAAGGCGGGTGTGGTCCAGGAGGTCTCCGCGGACTACGTCACCGTCGCCAACGACGACGGCACGTACACCACGTACCGCGTCGCGAAGTTCTCGCGCTCCAACCAGGGCACCTCGGTCAACCAGAAGGTTGTCGTGGACGAGGGCGACCGGGTCGTCGAGCACCAGGTGCTCGCCGACGGTCCGGCCACCCAGGAAGGCGAGATGGCGCTGGGCAAGAACCTGCTCGTCGCCTTCATGCCGTGGGAGGGTCACAACTACGAGGACGCGATCATCCTGTCGCAGCGCCTCGTCCAGGACGACGTCCTCTCCTCGATCCACATCGAGGAGCACGAGGTCGACGCCCGTGACACCAAGCTCGGCCCCGAGGAGATCACCCGGGACATCCCGAACGTCTCCGAGGAGGTCCTCGCCGACCTCGACGAGCGCGGCATCATCCGTATCGGTGCCGAGGTCGTCGCCGGTGACATCCTCGTCGGCAAGGTCACGCCCAAGGGTGAGACCGAGCTGACCCCCGAGGAGCGCCTGCTCCGCGCGATCTTCGGTGAGAAGGCGCGCGAGGTGCGCGACACCTCGCTGAAGGTGCCGCACGGCGAGATCGGCAAGGTCATCGGCGTCCGCGTCTTCGACCGTGAGGAGGGCGACGAGCTGCCGCCGGGCGTGAACCAGCTGGTTCGGGTCTACGTGGCGCAGAAGCGCAAGATCACGGACGGTGACAAGCTCGCCGGACGCCACGGCAACAAGGGCGTCATCTCGAAGATCCTGCCGATCGAGGACATGCCGTTCCTGGAGGACGGCACCCCGGTCGACATCATCCTCAACCCGCTGGGTGTCCCGTCCCGAATGAACCCGGGACAGGTCCTGGAGATCCACCTCGGCTGGCTCGCCAGTCGCGGCTGGGACGTCTCCGGGCTGGCGGACGACTGGGCGCAGCGCCTCCAGGCGATCGACGCCGACGTGGTCGCCCCCGGTACGAACGTCGCCACCCCCGTCTTCGACGGTGCGCGTGAGGACGAGCTGGCCGGTCTGCTCAACCACACCTTCCCGAACCGCGACGGTTCGCGCATGGTGCTCCCGACCGGCAAGGCGCCCCTGTTCGACGGCCGCTCCGGCGAGCCGTTCCCGGAGCCCGTCTCCGTCGGTTACATGTACATCCTCAAGCTCCACCACCTGGTCGACGACAAGCTCCACGCCCGTTCGACCGGTCCGTACTCGATGATCACCCAGCAGCCGCTGGGTGGTAAGGCCCAGTTCGGTGGCCAGCGATTCGGCGAGATGGAGGTGTGGGCGCTGGAGGCATACGGCGCCGCATACGCCCTCCAGGAGCTGCTGACCATCAAGTCCGACGACGTGACCGGCCGCGTGAAGGTCTACGAGGCCATCGTCAAGGGCGAGAACATCCCCGAGCCCGGCATCCCCGAGTCCTTCAAGGTGCTCATCAAGGAGATGCAGTCTCTCTGCCTCAACGTGGAGGTGCTGTCCAGTGACGGTATGTCCATCGAAATGCGTGACACCGACGAGGACGTCTTCCGCGCGGCGGAGGAGCTCGGCATCGACCTGTCCCGGCGTGAGCCGAGCAGCGTCGAAGAGGTCTGA
- a CDS encoding DNA-directed RNA polymerase subunit beta', which produces MLDVNFFDELRIGLATADDIRQWSHGEVKKPETINYRTLKPEKDGLFCEKIFGPTRDWECYCGKYKRVRFKGIICERCGVEVTRAKVRRERMGHIELAAPVTHIWYFKGVPSRLGYLLDLAPKDLEKVIYFAAYMITYVDDERRTRDLPSLEAHVSVERQQIENRRDSDLEARAKKLESDLGELEAEGAKADVRRKVREGAEREMKQLRDRSQREIDRLDEVWTRFKNLKVQDLEGDELLYRELRDRFGTYFDGSMGAAALQKRLESFDLEEEAERLREIIRTGKGQKKTRALKRLKVVSAFLQTSNSPKGMVLDCVPVIPPDLRPMVQLDGGRFATSDLNDLYRRVINRNNRLKRLLDLGAPEIIVNNEKRMLQEAVDALFDNGRRGRPVTGPGNRPLKSLSDMLKGKQGRFRQNLLGKRVDYSARSVIVVGPQLKLHQCGLPKAMALELFKPFVMKRLVDLNHAQNIKSAKRMVERGRTVVYDVLEEVIAEHPVLLNRAPTLHRLGIQAFEPQLVEGKAIQIHPLVCTAFNADFDGDQMAVHLPLSAEAQAEARILMLSSNNILKPADGRPVTMPTQDMVLGLFFLTTDGELRDVKGEGRAFGSTAEATMAFDNGELALQSAIDIRFPVGTIPPRGWTPPAREESDPEWQQGDTFRLRTTLGRALFNELLPEDYPFVDYSVGKKQLGEIVNDLAERYPKVIVAATLDNLKAAGFYWGTRSGVTVAISDVVVPEAKKAIVAGYEAQDEKVQKQYERGLITKDERTQELIAIWTKATNEVAEAMNANFPKTNPIFMMVDSGARGNMMQMRQIAGMRGLVSNAKNETIPRPIKASFREGLSVLEYFISTHGARKGLADTALRTADSGYLTRRLVDVSQDVIIREEDCGTDRGLKLAIAERDEAGVLRKTENVETSVYARALAEDITIDGRVLAPANTDLGDVLIDELVRHGVEEVKTRSVLTCESAVGTCAMCYGRSLATGKLVDIGEAVGIIAAQSIGEPGTQLTMRTFHTGGVAGDDITQGLPRVVELFEARTPKGVAPISEAAGRVRIEETEKTKKIVITPDDGSDETAFPISKRAKVMVREGDHVEVGQKLTFGATNPHDVLRILGQRAVQVHLVGEVQKVYNSQGVSIHDKHIEIIIRQMLRRVTIIESGDAELLPGELVERGKFETENRRVVQEGGHPASGRPQLMGITKASLATESWLSAASFQETTRVLTDAAINAKSDSLIGLKENVIIGKLIPAGTGLSRYRNIRVEPTEEAKAAMYSAVGYDDIDYSPFGTGSGQAVPLEDYDYGPYNQ; this is translated from the coding sequence GTGCTCGACGTCAACTTCTTCGACGAGCTCCGGATCGGCCTGGCTACGGCGGACGACATCCGTCAGTGGAGCCACGGCGAGGTCAAGAAGCCCGAGACGATCAACTACCGCACGCTCAAGCCCGAAAAGGACGGACTCTTCTGCGAGAAGATCTTCGGTCCGACCCGGGACTGGGAGTGCTACTGCGGCAAGTACAAGCGCGTCCGCTTCAAGGGCATCATCTGTGAGCGCTGTGGCGTCGAGGTCACTCGCGCCAAGGTGCGCCGTGAGCGGATGGGCCACATCGAGCTCGCCGCTCCCGTCACTCACATCTGGTACTTCAAGGGCGTTCCGTCGCGTCTTGGCTACCTGCTCGACCTCGCCCCGAAGGACCTGGAAAAGGTCATCTACTTCGCGGCGTACATGATCACGTACGTCGACGACGAGCGTCGTACCCGTGACCTGCCCTCGCTGGAGGCGCACGTCTCGGTCGAGCGGCAGCAGATCGAGAACCGTCGTGACTCGGACCTCGAAGCCCGCGCCAAGAAGCTGGAGAGCGACCTGGGCGAGCTGGAGGCCGAGGGCGCCAAGGCCGACGTGCGCCGCAAGGTGCGCGAAGGCGCCGAGCGCGAGATGAAGCAGCTGCGGGACCGTTCGCAGCGCGAGATCGACCGTCTCGACGAGGTCTGGACCCGGTTCAAGAACCTCAAGGTCCAGGACCTGGAGGGCGACGAGCTGCTCTACCGCGAGCTGCGCGACCGCTTCGGGACCTACTTCGACGGTTCGATGGGTGCCGCGGCGCTGCAGAAGCGCCTGGAGTCCTTCGACCTGGAGGAGGAGGCCGAGCGCCTCCGCGAGATCATCCGTACCGGCAAGGGCCAGAAGAAGACCCGTGCGCTGAAGCGGCTGAAGGTCGTGTCTGCGTTCCTGCAGACCTCCAACAGCCCCAAGGGCATGGTTCTCGACTGCGTTCCGGTCATCCCGCCGGACCTTCGCCCGATGGTGCAGCTGGACGGTGGCCGCTTCGCGACCTCCGACCTGAACGACCTGTACCGCCGTGTGATCAACCGGAACAACCGTCTGAAGCGGCTTCTCGACCTCGGTGCTCCCGAGATCATCGTGAACAACGAGAAGCGCATGCTCCAGGAGGCCGTCGACGCGCTGTTCGACAACGGCCGTCGTGGTCGTCCGGTCACCGGTCCGGGTAACCGCCCGCTGAAGTCCCTGAGCGACATGCTCAAGGGCAAGCAGGGTCGATTCCGTCAGAACCTGCTCGGCAAGCGTGTGGACTACTCCGCGCGTTCCGTGATCGTCGTCGGTCCGCAGCTGAAGCTGCACCAGTGCGGTCTGCCGAAGGCGATGGCGCTGGAGCTCTTCAAGCCGTTCGTGATGAAGCGGCTCGTGGACCTCAACCACGCGCAGAACATCAAGAGCGCCAAGCGCATGGTCGAGCGCGGCCGGACCGTCGTGTACGACGTGCTGGAAGAGGTCATCGCGGAGCACCCGGTTCTGCTGAACCGTGCGCCCACGCTGCACCGCCTCGGCATCCAGGCCTTCGAGCCGCAGCTGGTCGAGGGCAAGGCCATCCAGATCCACCCGCTCGTCTGCACCGCGTTCAACGCGGACTTCGACGGTGACCAGATGGCCGTCCACCTGCCGCTCTCCGCGGAGGCGCAGGCCGAGGCCCGCATCCTGATGCTGTCCTCGAACAACATCCTCAAGCCCGCCGACGGCCGTCCGGTGACGATGCCGACCCAGGACATGGTCCTCGGTCTGTTCTTCCTCACCACCGACGGTGAACTGCGTGACGTCAAGGGCGAGGGCCGCGCGTTCGGCTCCACCGCCGAGGCGACCATGGCGTTCGACAACGGTGAGCTGGCGCTGCAGTCGGCGATCGACATCCGCTTCCCGGTGGGCACCATCCCGCCGCGCGGCTGGACCCCGCCGGCCCGCGAGGAGAGCGACCCGGAGTGGCAGCAGGGGGACACCTTCCGCCTGCGCACCACCCTGGGCCGCGCGCTCTTCAACGAGCTGCTGCCCGAGGACTACCCGTTCGTCGACTACTCGGTGGGCAAGAAGCAGCTCGGTGAGATCGTCAACGACCTCGCCGAGCGCTACCCCAAGGTCATCGTGGCGGCGACGCTCGACAACCTGAAGGCGGCGGGCTTCTACTGGGGCACGCGCTCCGGTGTCACCGTGGCCATCTCCGACGTCGTCGTCCCCGAGGCCAAGAAGGCCATCGTCGCGGGCTACGAGGCGCAGGACGAGAAGGTCCAGAAGCAGTACGAGCGCGGTCTGATCACCAAGGACGAGCGCACGCAGGAACTCATCGCGATCTGGACCAAGGCGACCAACGAGGTTGCCGAGGCGATGAACGCGAACTTCCCCAAGACGAACCCCATCTTCATGATGGTTGACTCGGGTGCCCGAGGAAACATGATGCAGATGCGGCAGATCGCCGGTATGCGTGGTCTGGTGTCGAACGCCAAGAACGAGACGATTCCTCGTCCCATCAAGGCGTCCTTCCGCGAGGGCCTGTCCGTGCTGGAGTACTTCATCTCCACCCACGGTGCCCGTAAGGGTCTCGCCGACACCGCCCTGCGTACCGCCGACTCGGGTTACCTCACCCGTCGTCTGGTGGACGTCTCGCAGGACGTCATCATCCGCGAGGAGGACTGCGGCACCGACCGTGGCCTCAAGCTGGCCATCGCCGAGCGCGACGAAGCCGGTGTGCTCCGCAAGACCGAGAACGTCGAGACGTCGGTGTACGCCCGTGCGCTGGCCGAGGACATCACCATCGACGGACGTGTGCTGGCCCCGGCCAACACCGACCTCGGTGACGTCCTCATCGACGAGCTGGTCCGGCACGGCGTCGAGGAGGTCAAGACCCGCTCGGTCCTGACCTGCGAGTCCGCCGTCGGCACCTGCGCCATGTGCTACGGCCGCTCGCTGGCCACCGGCAAGCTGGTCGACATCGGTGAGGCGGTCGGCATCATCGCCGCCCAGTCCATCGGTGAGCCCGGTACCCAGCTGACGATGCGTACCTTCCACACCGGTGGTGTGGCCGGTGACGACATCACCCAGGGTCTGCCCCGTGTCGTCGAGCTCTTCGAGGCTCGTACGCCCAAGGGTGTCGCCCCGATCTCGGAGGCGGCCGGCCGCGTCCGTATCGAGGAGACCGAGAAGACCAAGAAGATCGTCATCACCCCGGACGACGGCAGCGACGAGACGGCGTTCCCGATCTCGAAGCGCGCCAAGGTCATGGTGCGTGAGGGTGACCACGTCGAGGTGGGCCAGAAGCTCACCTTCGGTGCCACCAACCCGCACGACGTGCTGCGGATCCTCGGTCAGCGCGCGGTCCAGGTCCACCTGGTCGGCGAGGTCCAGAAGGTCTACAACTCGCAGGGTGTGTCGATCCACGACAAGCACATCGAGATCATCATCCGGCAGATGCTCCGCCGCGTGACGATCATCGAGTCCGGCGACGCCGAGCTGCTGCCCGGCGAGCTGGTCGAGCGTGGCAAGTTCGAGACCGAGAACCGTCGTGTGGTCCAGGAAGGCGGCCACCCGGCCTCCGGCCGTCCGCAGCTGATGGGTATCACCAAGGCCTCGCTGGCGACGGAGTCCTGGCTGTCGGCCGCCTCCTTCCAGGAGACGACCCGAGTTCTGACGGACGCGGCGATCAACGCCAAGTCCGACAGCCTCATCGGCCTCAAGGAGAACGTCATCATCGGTAAGCTCATCCCGGCCGGTACGGGTCTGTCCCGTTACCGCAACATCCGGGTCGAGCCGACCGAGGAAGCGAAGGCCGCGATGTACTCGGCCGTCGGCTACGACGACATCGACTACTCGCCGTTCGGCACGGGCTCCGGCCAGGCCGTTCCGCTGGAGGACTACGACTACGGTCCGTACAACCAGTAA